A region from the uncultured Stenotrophomonas sp. genome encodes:
- the pgk gene encoding phosphoglycerate kinase (Evidence 2a : Function of homologous gene experimentally demonstrated in an other organism; PubMedId : 2546007, 9298646, 9600841; Product type e : enzyme): protein MSIVRMTDLDLSGKRVLIRQDLNVPIDNGRITSEQRITASLPTLKLALEKGAAVMVTSHLGRPKEGVWSEADSLAPVAARLSELLGVDVPLVEDWVDGVDVAPGQIVLLENCRMNVGEKADDETLSKKYAALCDVFVMDAFGTAHRAQASTHGVIRFAPVAAGGPLLMAELDALDKALANPARPLLAIVAGSKVSTKLELLSSLVGKVDQLIVGGGIANTFIAAEGHGVGKSLVENDLLDTARKIDADAKARGAEIPLPSDVVVAPAFAADAPATVKPVGEVAADDMILDIGPATAARYAGLIANAGTVVWNGPVGVFEFDAFGKGTEALARAIASARAFSIAGGGDTLAAVDKYGIADEVSYISTGGGAFLEFLEGKTLPAVAALEARGS from the coding sequence ATGTCCATCGTTCGCATGACCGACCTTGACCTTTCCGGCAAGCGTGTCCTGATCCGGCAAGACCTCAACGTCCCCATCGACAATGGCCGCATCACTTCCGAGCAGCGCATCACCGCGTCGTTGCCGACGCTGAAGCTGGCGCTGGAAAAGGGCGCGGCGGTGATGGTCACCTCGCACCTGGGCCGCCCGAAGGAAGGTGTGTGGAGCGAGGCCGATTCGCTGGCCCCGGTGGCCGCACGCCTGTCCGAGCTGCTGGGTGTGGACGTGCCGCTGGTCGAGGACTGGGTGGACGGCGTCGATGTCGCGCCAGGCCAGATCGTGCTGCTGGAAAACTGCCGCATGAACGTCGGCGAGAAGGCTGACGACGAAACCCTGTCGAAGAAGTACGCCGCGCTGTGCGACGTGTTCGTGATGGACGCCTTCGGCACCGCGCACCGCGCGCAGGCCTCGACCCACGGCGTGATCCGCTTCGCCCCGGTCGCCGCCGGCGGCCCGCTGCTGATGGCCGAGCTGGATGCGCTGGACAAGGCGCTGGCCAACCCGGCGCGGCCGCTGCTGGCGATCGTCGCCGGCTCCAAGGTCAGCACCAAGCTGGAACTGCTGTCCAGCCTGGTCGGCAAGGTGGACCAGTTGATCGTCGGCGGCGGCATCGCCAACACCTTCATCGCCGCCGAAGGCCACGGCGTGGGCAAGTCGCTGGTCGAGAACGACCTGCTCGACACCGCGCGCAAGATCGATGCCGATGCCAAGGCGCGCGGTGCTGAAATCCCGCTGCCGAGCGACGTGGTGGTGGCCCCGGCGTTCGCCGCCGACGCGCCGGCCACGGTCAAGCCGGTGGGCGAAGTGGCCGCCGACGACATGATCCTCGACATCGGCCCGGCCACCGCCGCGCGTTATGCCGGGCTGATCGCCAATGCCGGCACCGTGGTCTGGAACGGCCCGGTCGGCGTGTTCGAGTTCGACGCCTTCGGCAAGGGCACCGAAGCGCTGGCACGCGCGATCGCAAGCGCCAGGGCATTCTCGATCGCCGGCGGCGGCGACACGCTGGCGGCGGTGGACAAGTACGGCATCGCCGATGAAGTGAGCTACATCTCCACCGGCGGTGGCGCGTTCCTGGAATTCCTGGAGGGCAAGACCTTGCCGGCGGTGGCCGCGCTGGAGGCCCGCGGCTCGTGA
- a CDS encoding conserved hypothetical protein (Evidence 4 : Homologs of previously reported genes of unknown function) — protein MPGPLRRQPLQWFALPPATVAGGDDLSVVVQRDAGGRVVSIRNAVAATNAAAAADPAWLLDLGNDAGKLRALDVEWDDAGATLDLGYRLEASDDLRGWQVLDPQVRLVQLRNREHELRSNRIEVATSLRYLRLVPLQRNGAPRLRGITGEMDDAVDNVDWQWQELQAEAGGNGKDGYLYRLQGRFPVQRLDVALPANSAMGWTVSSRDDDRAAADGEAPAWRVLARGWNTWSLGEAGGQQRSAPLEIPGSVADRQWRLQAEPGALPPSAPALRLGYRPGSVVFLAQGRAPYLLVAGSANVTEGPAALDPMLAALRERNGAQWQPAVASLGAGVQRAGDVAYRPAPAPRDWKNLVLWAVLVAGALVVAGFAVSLLRSTPSANV, from the coding sequence TTGCCGGGGCCGCTGCGCAGGCAGCCGCTGCAATGGTTCGCGCTGCCGCCGGCAACGGTTGCCGGCGGCGACGACCTGAGCGTGGTGGTGCAGCGCGATGCCGGTGGCAGGGTAGTGTCGATCCGCAACGCGGTGGCGGCCACCAACGCGGCGGCCGCCGCGGACCCGGCGTGGCTGCTCGACCTGGGCAACGACGCCGGCAAACTGCGCGCGCTGGACGTGGAATGGGACGATGCCGGCGCGACGCTGGACCTGGGCTACCGGCTGGAGGCCAGCGACGACCTGCGCGGCTGGCAGGTGCTGGACCCGCAGGTGCGGCTGGTGCAGCTGCGCAACCGGGAGCACGAACTGCGCAGCAATCGCATCGAGGTGGCAACATCGCTGCGCTACCTGCGGCTGGTGCCGCTGCAACGCAATGGCGCACCACGCCTGCGCGGTATCACCGGCGAAATGGACGATGCGGTCGACAACGTCGACTGGCAGTGGCAGGAACTGCAGGCCGAGGCCGGTGGCAATGGTAAGGACGGCTACCTGTATCGCCTGCAGGGGCGTTTCCCGGTGCAGCGGCTGGACGTGGCTCTGCCGGCCAACAGCGCGATGGGCTGGACCGTGTCCAGTCGTGACGATGACCGCGCGGCAGCCGATGGCGAAGCCCCGGCCTGGCGGGTGCTGGCCCGTGGCTGGAATACCTGGAGCCTGGGCGAGGCCGGCGGACAGCAACGCTCGGCGCCGCTGGAAATCCCCGGCTCGGTGGCCGACCGCCAGTGGCGGTTGCAGGCCGAACCGGGCGCGCTGCCGCCCTCGGCCCCGGCGCTGCGGCTGGGCTATCGCCCTGGCAGCGTGGTGTTCCTGGCGCAGGGGCGCGCACCGTACCTGCTGGTGGCTGGCAGCGCCAATGTCACGGAAGGTCCGGCCGCACTCGATCCGATGCTGGCCGCGCTGCGTGAGCGTAACGGCGCGCAGTGGCAGCCGGCGGTTGCCAGCCTTGGTGCCGGCGTGCAGCGCGCCGGCGATGTCGCCTACCGGCCCGCGCCGGCACCGCGCGACTGGAAGAACCTGGTGCTGTGGGCGGTGCTGGTAGCCGGTGCGCTGGTAGTGGCTGGGTTTGCGGTGAGTTTGTTGCGAAGCACACCCTCTGCAAATGTTTGA
- a CDS encoding exported hypothetical protein (Evidence 5 : No homology to any previously reported sequences) — MIKRLLVLALLPLSAQAGTDFARQWPLQLSQPDAGAYRVPLDASVHQAAHWRDLRDVRVLDADGKPVPSAVYAAATPLPARSICHYRACTGRSTAPATASPRRRRRCRGRCAGSRCNGSRCRRQRLPAATT; from the coding sequence ATGATCAAGCGCCTGCTCGTGCTGGCCCTGCTGCCGTTGAGTGCACAGGCCGGCACCGATTTCGCCCGGCAATGGCCGTTGCAGCTGTCGCAGCCCGATGCCGGGGCCTACCGCGTGCCGCTGGATGCCTCGGTGCACCAGGCCGCGCATTGGCGCGACCTGCGTGACGTGCGCGTGCTCGATGCCGACGGCAAGCCGGTGCCCAGCGCGGTGTACGCGGCGGCGACGCCGTTGCCGGCGCGGTCGATCTGCCACTATCGGGCCTGTACTGGCAGATCGACCGCGCCGGCAACGGCGTCGCCGAGGCGGCGACGCCGTTGCCGGGGCCGCTGCGCAGGCAGCCGCTGCAATGGTTCGCGCTGCCGCCGGCAACGGTTGCCGGCGGCGACGACCTGA
- a CDS encoding 5'-nucleotidase, whose amino-acid sequence MSREVFFFDLDGTLIDSAVGITSCVAYALETLRQPVPAMDELRKWIGPSLRTSFAPVFGDAARVEQAVELYRERFDVLGWQEHEVYAGIGEVVQGLHAAGHRLAVVTAKNEPHARRIVEHLPFGGCFEDVIGATADGVRSHKPELIAEALRRLSLAPARCRMIGDRHMDIEGARHHGMRNVGVLWGFGGREELQAAGADVLAGTPRELQGLLSA is encoded by the coding sequence GTGAGTCGCGAGGTCTTTTTCTTCGATCTCGACGGCACCCTGATCGACTCGGCCGTCGGGATCACGAGCTGCGTGGCCTACGCGCTGGAGACGCTGCGGCAGCCGGTGCCGGCGATGGACGAACTGCGCAAGTGGATCGGCCCCTCGTTGCGCACCAGCTTCGCCCCGGTGTTCGGCGATGCCGCGCGGGTGGAGCAGGCGGTGGAGCTGTACCGCGAGCGTTTCGACGTGCTCGGCTGGCAGGAACACGAGGTCTACGCCGGCATCGGCGAGGTGGTGCAGGGCCTGCACGCGGCCGGCCACCGGCTGGCGGTGGTGACAGCGAAGAACGAACCGCATGCAAGGCGCATCGTCGAGCACCTGCCGTTCGGTGGTTGCTTCGAGGACGTCATCGGCGCCACCGCCGATGGCGTGCGCAGCCACAAGCCGGAGCTGATTGCCGAAGCGCTGCGCCGGCTGTCGCTGGCGCCGGCCCGGTGCCGGATGATCGGCGACCGGCACATGGACATCGAGGGCGCACGCCACCACGGCATGCGCAACGTAGGTGTGCTGTGGGGCTTCGGCGGCCGCGAGGAATTGCAGGCGGCCGGTGCCGACGTGCTGGCCGGGACGCCGCGGGAACTGCAGGGGCTGCTGTCGGCCTGA
- a CDS encoding conserved membrane hypothetical protein (Evidence 4 : Homologs of previously reported genes of unknown function) yields the protein MTAAMTPHRPTRWYRLNLWLHRWCSLVATLPFLILCLTGTVLIFHEELDAAMGVVPASVDDARQQMPLQASIDGVLAANPGERVASIGIDPKEHPGLLLLVTVPTQAHRFEDMKLRFTELATALPTQHAFDPTSTLTGFLLELHAQWFLGMPGELIGALIALLVLVSLLSGVVVYWPYVKKVALGLLRRGRGPRLRQLDLHNLIGVIVLGWALAVSLTGFLLGFGTVATSAWSYTAFAELRGQHDDAAVDARRPPVDVDTAMAALQRQLPPDWHITSLIFPDTEFSTRHHYTALAVGPSGLEERLYRVGLVDAGSGEVAKLTEMPGYMKAIVLSRPLHFGDYGGLPLKILWTLCTWLTLFITANGAWLWWDRRRRRKAGAR from the coding sequence ATGACGGCCGCCATGACCCCGCACCGCCCGACCCGCTGGTATCGCCTGAACCTGTGGCTGCACCGCTGGTGCAGCCTGGTGGCGACGCTGCCGTTCCTGATCCTGTGCCTGACCGGCACCGTGCTGATCTTCCACGAGGAACTCGACGCGGCGATGGGCGTGGTGCCGGCCAGCGTGGACGACGCGCGCCAACAGATGCCGCTGCAGGCCTCCATCGACGGGGTACTGGCAGCCAACCCCGGCGAGCGCGTGGCCAGCATCGGCATCGACCCCAAGGAACACCCCGGCCTGTTGCTGCTGGTGACGGTACCGACACAGGCGCACAGGTTCGAGGACATGAAGCTGCGCTTCACCGAACTGGCCACCGCGCTGCCGACCCAGCACGCCTTCGACCCCACGTCCACCCTCACCGGCTTCCTGCTGGAACTGCATGCGCAGTGGTTCCTCGGCATGCCGGGCGAGCTGATCGGCGCGTTGATCGCCTTGCTGGTGCTGGTTTCGCTGTTGTCGGGCGTGGTGGTCTACTGGCCCTACGTGAAGAAGGTCGCGCTCGGCCTGCTGCGGCGCGGGCGTGGACCACGCCTGCGCCAGCTCGACCTGCACAACCTGATCGGCGTGATCGTGCTGGGCTGGGCGCTGGCGGTCAGCCTGACCGGGTTCCTGCTCGGCTTCGGCACCGTCGCCACCAGCGCATGGTCGTACACCGCCTTCGCCGAACTGCGCGGGCAGCACGACGACGCGGCGGTCGATGCGCGCCGGCCGCCGGTGGACGTGGACACGGCGATGGCGGCGCTGCAGCGGCAGCTTCCGCCGGACTGGCACATCACCTCGCTGATCTTCCCCGACACCGAGTTCTCCACCCGGCACCACTACACCGCGCTGGCGGTCGGCCCTAGCGGGCTGGAAGAGCGCCTGTACCGCGTCGGGCTGGTCGATGCCGGCAGCGGCGAGGTCGCCAAGCTGACCGAAATGCCCGGCTACATGAAGGCCATCGTGCTGTCGCGTCCGCTGCACTTCGGCGACTACGGCGGCCTGCCGCTGAAGATCCTGTGGACGCTGTGCACGTGGCTGACGCTGTTCATCACCGCCAACGGCGCATGGCTGTGGTGGGACCGGCGCCGCAGGCGCAAGGCGGGTGCGCGGTGA
- a CDS encoding Membrane protein gives MDEMWVVLGLLAVALLLAVPVLLVMALVSVSALKRRVAALEEAFAHRAGESEATAAVSPRAAAVVEPVVVMEDAGPAVPAPEMPAPAAVAPPPPLPPLPERPARPAVARAEPEYRQRAAWTPPEPPEPNFVERGVERIKHWFTSGNVPIKVGMLVMLAGVAALLKYASDAGWLTVPMELRLAGISAAALAGLVFAWRRRESHRSFALAVQGGMIGILLLVVFAAFKNHGMIDALPAFAISVVLIAGLCVMAVLQESRTLAILGVLAGFMAPIWLSDGSGNHVGLFSYYAVLNAGIFAIAWVRPWRVLNLLGFVFTWGIGTAWGVLDYEPAHFASTEPFLLLFFVFYLLLPLLYARKAATEGSARIDGCLLFGTPLVAFSLQAGLLQGERMPLALCALGVAALYAVLARLLLRRERLHLLAQGYAILAVGFATLAVPLALSARVTASVFALEGAGLVWLGLMQQRRLARWTGIGLQLAAAFAFAIGVAGMHGGAVAVANAVFMGALLIAFGVVDILFKQVAKAGAAFSGALLIALAGFVSAWLYRNAGNVPLAVVAYGWGLAWWLGNVATEIERFIEPDSRLHGLLLLPGVTGWLAAEVHRRRPALALSLTTLGGLLLAFPLAFMQVARDGQPFAGIGAWAWLLFAVLGVRSLLCLRVAGNAVAGLAQLAWWLLWPTVFSLLAWHVGRHFELAGGWVGMLLALPWLLLAWLSMRRWHWLAQPLGDAFDRYRTAMQATVFAVLGMWWLLSLDNPAAAAPLPWVALLNPLELVQVAVLVLAAMRLWRGRDEHTPPWLWVGAALAALVLVTVMTLRAVHHWGGEPWNEGLLDTRLAQTSLTVVWSLLGVLGWVTGSRRGQWGLWLAGAILMGVVLAKLLLIDRGNLGDLLGIGAFIAYGLLCTLVGWLAPAPPRRAPATVDNEETSA, from the coding sequence ATGGACGAGATGTGGGTGGTCCTGGGTTTGCTGGCGGTGGCCCTGCTGCTGGCGGTGCCGGTGCTGCTGGTCATGGCGCTGGTATCGGTGTCCGCGCTGAAGCGGCGGGTGGCGGCGCTGGAAGAGGCGTTCGCGCATCGGGCCGGGGAGTCGGAAGCCACCGCGGCGGTTTCGCCACGGGCTGCCGCCGTGGTCGAGCCGGTGGTGGTCATGGAGGACGCCGGGCCGGCCGTGCCGGCGCCGGAAATGCCCGCACCCGCGGCGGTGGCGCCACCGCCGCCATTGCCTCCGTTGCCGGAGCGCCCAGCCCGTCCCGCCGTGGCCCGTGCCGAGCCGGAATACCGGCAACGGGCGGCATGGACGCCACCGGAACCGCCGGAGCCGAATTTCGTCGAGCGCGGCGTCGAGCGCATCAAGCACTGGTTCACTTCCGGCAACGTGCCGATCAAGGTCGGCATGCTGGTGATGCTGGCCGGCGTGGCGGCGTTGCTGAAATACGCCAGCGACGCGGGCTGGTTGACCGTGCCGATGGAATTGCGCCTGGCCGGCATCAGCGCCGCGGCACTGGCCGGGCTGGTGTTCGCCTGGCGCAGGCGCGAAAGCCACCGCAGCTTCGCGCTGGCCGTGCAGGGCGGCATGATCGGCATCCTGCTGCTGGTGGTGTTCGCCGCGTTCAAGAACCACGGCATGATCGACGCGCTGCCGGCGTTCGCGATCAGCGTGGTACTGATCGCCGGGCTGTGCGTGATGGCGGTGCTGCAGGAGTCGCGCACGCTGGCCATCCTCGGCGTGCTGGCCGGGTTCATGGCGCCGATCTGGCTGTCCGACGGCAGCGGCAACCACGTCGGCCTGTTCTCGTATTACGCGGTGCTCAACGCCGGCATCTTCGCGATTGCGTGGGTGCGGCCGTGGCGCGTCCTCAACCTGCTCGGCTTCGTCTTCACCTGGGGCATCGGTACCGCATGGGGCGTGCTGGATTACGAGCCGGCCCATTTCGCCAGCACCGAGCCGTTCCTGCTGCTGTTCTTCGTCTTCTATCTGCTGCTGCCGCTGCTGTATGCGCGCAAGGCGGCGACGGAGGGTAGCGCGCGCATCGACGGCTGCCTGCTGTTCGGCACGCCGCTGGTGGCGTTCTCGCTGCAGGCCGGGCTGTTGCAGGGCGAGCGCATGCCGCTGGCGTTGTGCGCGCTGGGCGTGGCCGCGTTGTACGCGGTGCTGGCACGCCTGCTGCTGCGACGCGAACGCCTGCACCTGCTGGCGCAGGGTTACGCGATCCTGGCGGTGGGCTTCGCCACGCTGGCGGTGCCGCTGGCGCTGTCGGCCAGGGTCACCGCCTCGGTGTTCGCGCTGGAAGGCGCCGGGCTGGTGTGGCTGGGGTTGATGCAGCAGCGCCGGCTGGCGCGCTGGACCGGCATCGGCCTGCAACTGGCGGCGGCGTTCGCTTTCGCGATAGGCGTTGCCGGCATGCACGGTGGCGCGGTGGCCGTGGCCAATGCGGTGTTCATGGGCGCGCTGCTGATCGCCTTCGGCGTGGTGGACATCCTGTTCAAGCAGGTGGCCAAGGCCGGCGCCGCGTTCTCGGGCGCGCTGCTGATCGCCTTGGCCGGCTTCGTCAGCGCATGGCTGTACCGCAATGCCGGCAACGTGCCGCTGGCGGTGGTGGCCTATGGCTGGGGCTTGGCGTGGTGGCTGGGCAACGTCGCCACCGAAATCGAGCGCTTCATCGAACCGGACAGCCGTTTGCACGGGCTGTTGCTGCTGCCGGGTGTGACTGGCTGGCTGGCGGCCGAAGTACACCGGCGCCGGCCGGCGCTGGCCTTGTCGCTGACCACGCTGGGCGGCTTGTTGCTGGCATTCCCGTTGGCGTTCATGCAGGTGGCCCGGGACGGCCAGCCGTTTGCCGGGATCGGCGCATGGGCGTGGCTGTTGTTCGCGGTGCTGGGCGTGCGCAGCCTGCTGTGCCTGCGCGTGGCCGGCAATGCCGTCGCCGGGCTGGCGCAGCTGGCATGGTGGCTGCTGTGGCCGACGGTGTTCTCGCTGCTGGCCTGGCATGTCGGCCGCCATTTCGAACTGGCCGGTGGTTGGGTCGGCATGCTGCTGGCGCTGCCGTGGCTGTTGCTGGCGTGGTTGTCCATGCGCCGCTGGCATTGGCTGGCGCAACCGCTGGGCGATGCGTTCGACCGCTACCGCACGGCGATGCAGGCAACTGTGTTCGCGGTACTGGGCATGTGGTGGCTGCTGTCGCTGGACAATCCCGCGGCCGCGGCGCCGTTGCCGTGGGTCGCCCTGCTCAATCCGCTGGAACTGGTGCAGGTGGCGGTGCTGGTGCTGGCCGCGATGCGCCTGTGGCGGGGCCGGGACGAACACACGCCGCCGTGGCTGTGGGTGGGGGCGGCACTGGCCGCGCTGGTGCTGGTAACGGTGATGACACTGCGTGCCGTGCACCATTGGGGCGGCGAGCCGTGGAACGAAGGTCTGCTCGATACCCGCCTCGCGCAGACCAGCCTGACCGTGGTGTGGAGCCTGCTCGGCGTGCTGGGCTGGGTGACCGGCTCGCGGCGCGGGCAGTGGGGGCTGTGGTTGGCCGGCGCGATCCTGATGGGCGTGGTGCTGGCCAAGCTGCTGCTGATCGACCGCGGCAACCTGGGCGACCTGCTCGGCATCGGTGCGTTCATTGCCTATGGCCTGCTGTGCACGCTGGTCGGCTGGCTGGCCCCGGCGCCGCCGCGGCGGGCGCCGGCGACCGTGGACAACGAGGAGACTTCCGCATGA
- a CDS encoding putative N-acetyltransferase (Evidence 3 : Function proposed based on presence of conserved amino acid motif, structural feature or limited homology) → MPPLPQPELRSTRLRLREVRNDDAPALYAIHSDPRVMRYWSHPAWTEPAQAERKVADIQRQRREQDILVWAIADTGDDHLIGTSAVFAIDLTQGRAEIGYSLHRSWHGRGLASEALRLILRHLFDELELRRIEADADPRNEASWRLLERLGFVREGLLRERWHVNGEICDTALYGLLRRDFID, encoded by the coding sequence ATGCCGCCCTTGCCCCAGCCCGAACTGCGCAGCACACGATTGCGCCTGCGCGAAGTGCGCAACGACGACGCGCCGGCGCTGTACGCCATCCACTCCGACCCACGGGTGATGCGTTACTGGAGCCACCCGGCATGGACGGAGCCGGCGCAGGCCGAGCGCAAGGTGGCCGACATCCAGCGCCAGCGCCGCGAGCAGGACATCCTCGTCTGGGCGATTGCCGATACCGGCGATGACCACCTGATCGGCACCAGCGCCGTGTTCGCCATCGACCTGACGCAAGGCCGCGCCGAAATCGGCTACAGCCTGCACCGCAGCTGGCATGGGCGCGGGCTGGCCAGCGAGGCGCTGCGGCTGATCCTGCGCCACCTGTTCGACGAACTGGAGTTGCGCCGGATCGAAGCCGACGCCGATCCGCGCAACGAGGCGTCATGGCGGCTGCTTGAGAGGCTGGGCTTCGTCCGCGAGGGACTGTTGCGCGAGCGCTGGCACGTCAATGGCGAAATCTGCGATACCGCGCTTTACGGCTTGCTGCGACGGGATTTCATCGACTGA
- a CDS encoding glyceraldehyde-3-phosphate dehydrogenase A (modular protein): protein MAIKVGINGFGRIGRNVLRSAVLNFGNDIEVVAINDLLEPDYLAYMLKYDSVHGRFKADVAVEGGHLLVNGRKIRLTQERDPANLKWDEVGVDVVIESTGLFLTKEAAQKHLDAGAKKVILSAPSKDDTPMFVYGVNHKTYAGQAIVSNASCTTNCLAPGVKQLVVHEAFEMTVSDASCTTNCLAPLAKVINDKWGIKRGLMTTVHAATATQKTVDGPSNKDWRGGRGILENIIPSSTGAAKAVGVVIPELNKKLTGMSFRVPTSDVSVVDLTCELEKPATYAEICAEVKAQSEGALKGVLAYTEDKVVATDFRGETHTSVFDADAGIALDSTFVKLVSWYDNEWGFSNATPTSAWKWCAWSRPDPRRCMTKKGRRWRPFLCPQSRRVNRAGRARRGAGTTGRLPAAAPSSRRTARPSRLRPAACRRCRQRIPPPAPPPATSRARRSPRTRLAPAAPVPPQPCAVGGDEQRQPRAQRPQDLQRQAAVVAEVQRTRQHDGLHVAGHFGQLGDLAAAGIDQPDAVQALFQPARADRQRGVVVPGGELGVGEDQRGDVPVRRKLPLQRRHRRVHVHRRPARIDRRVVVLPAQFGEGGVRPCAGGDGAEAEQEPGQADRQRPAQHDHADQVVQVELAQAWSTPAPQQAERDLLHVGPVDHHARQQRNQHQQGDQRADQLARHAEEPLRMQFQQEAGEGGRGVEGVLGRQRGGQFGEAQLHVLEPVRLCRYRHQQQQAGVFLGVDADAGHALAGVGCQYPVDGGLQRHLLARVVHAGRHHAHRRVEFLVEDQHGAGQAQDQERQRRHQAAPAVQPQVQAIPAGRAVRGHGGRHRAGRTGVGAGVQPVGAAEACGTGLSAG from the coding sequence ATGGCAATCAAGGTCGGCATCAACGGTTTCGGTCGCATCGGGCGCAACGTGCTGCGCTCGGCGGTGTTGAACTTCGGCAACGACATCGAAGTCGTCGCCATCAACGATCTGTTGGAGCCGGACTATTTGGCCTACATGCTCAAGTACGACTCCGTGCACGGCCGCTTCAAGGCCGACGTGGCGGTCGAGGGCGGCCACCTGCTGGTCAACGGCAGGAAGATCCGCCTGACCCAGGAGCGCGACCCGGCCAATCTGAAGTGGGACGAGGTGGGCGTGGACGTGGTGATCGAATCCACCGGCCTGTTCCTGACCAAGGAAGCGGCGCAGAAGCACCTCGATGCCGGCGCGAAGAAGGTGATCCTGTCGGCTCCGTCCAAGGACGACACGCCGATGTTCGTGTATGGCGTCAACCACAAGACCTACGCCGGCCAGGCCATCGTCTCCAATGCTTCGTGCACCACCAACTGCCTGGCCCCCGGGGTCAAGCAGTTGGTGGTGCACGAGGCGTTCGAGATGACCGTGTCGGACGCCTCGTGCACCACCAACTGCCTGGCGCCGCTGGCCAAGGTGATCAACGACAAGTGGGGCATCAAGCGCGGCCTGATGACCACCGTGCACGCCGCCACCGCCACCCAGAAGACCGTCGATGGCCCGTCCAACAAGGACTGGCGCGGCGGCCGCGGCATCCTCGAAAACATCATCCCGTCCAGCACCGGCGCGGCCAAGGCCGTCGGCGTGGTGATCCCGGAGCTCAACAAGAAGCTCACCGGCATGAGCTTCCGCGTGCCGACCTCGGACGTGTCGGTGGTCGACCTGACCTGCGAGCTGGAAAAGCCGGCCACCTACGCCGAGATCTGCGCCGAGGTGAAGGCGCAGAGCGAGGGCGCGCTGAAGGGCGTGCTGGCCTACACCGAGGACAAGGTCGTCGCCACCGATTTCCGCGGCGAGACCCACACCTCGGTGTTCGACGCCGACGCCGGCATCGCGCTGGATTCCACCTTCGTCAAGCTGGTGAGCTGGTACGACAACGAGTGGGGCTTCTCGAACGCTACTCCAACAAGTGCCTGGAAATGGTGCGCGTGGTCGCGGCCTGATCCGCGCCGGTGCATGACGAAGAAAGGGCGCCGATGGCGCCCTTTCTTGTGTCCGCAATCTCGAAGGGTCAACCGCGCGGGGCGCGCCCGGCGCGGTGCCGGAACCACAGGCCGGCTGCCAGCGGCAGCGCCGTCATCGCGAAGAACAGCCCGTCCCAGCCGCCTTCGGCCAGCAGCATGCCGACGATGCCGGCAACGGATACCGCCGCCAGCGCCACCACCTGCCACATCGCGCGCGCGCCGGTCACCGCGCACCCGCCTTGCGCCTGCGGCGCCGGTCCCACCACAGCCATGCGCCGTTGGCGGTGATGAACAGCGTCAGCCACGTGCACAGCGTCCACAGGATCTTCAGCGGCAGGCCGCCGTAGTCGCCGAAGTGCAGCGGACGCGACAGCACGATGGCCTTCATGTAGCCGGGCATTTCGGTCAGCTTGGCGACCTCGCCGCTGCCGGCATCGACCAGCCCGACGCGGTACAGGCGCTCTTCCAGCCCGCTAGGGCCGACCGCCAGCGCGGTGTAGTGGTGCCGGGTGGAGAACTCGGTGTCGGGGAAGATCAGCGAGGTGATGTGCCAGTCCGGCGGAAGCTGCCGCTGCAGCGCCGCCATCGCCGTGTCCACGTCCACCGGCGGCCGGCGCGCATCGACCGCCGCGTCGTCGTGCTGCCCGCGCAGTTCGGCGAAGGCGGTGTACGACCATGCGCTGGTGGCGACGGTGCCGAAGCCGAGCAGGAACCCGGTCAGGCTGACCGCCAGCGCCCAGCCCAGCACGATCACGCCGATCAGGTTGTGCAGGTCGAGCTGGCGCAGGCGTGGTCCACGCCCGCGCCGCAGCAGGCCGAGCGCGACCTTCTTCACGTAGGGCCAGTAGACCACCACGCCCGACAACAGCGAAACCAGCACCAGCAAGGCGATCAACGCGCCGATCAGCTCGCCCGGCATGCCGAGGAACCACTGCGCATGCAGTTCCAGCAGGAAGCCGGTGAGGGTGGACGTGGGGTCGAAGGCGTGCTGGGTCGGCAGCGCGGTGGCCAGTTCGGTGAAGCGCAGCTTCATGTCCTCGAACCTGTGCGCCTGTGTCGGTACCGTCACCAGCAGCAACAGGCCGGGGTGTTCCTTGGGGTCGATGCCGATGCTGGCCACGCGCTCGCCGGGGTTGGCTGCCAGTACCCCGTCGATGGAGGCCTGCAGCGGCATCTGTTGGCGCGCGTCGTCCACGCTGGCCGGCACCACGCCCATCGCCGCGTCGAGTTCCTCGTGGAAGATCAGCACGGTGCCGGTCAGGCACAGGATCAGGAACGGCAGCGTCGCCACCAGGCTGCACCAGCGGTGCAGCCACAGGTTCAGGCGATACCAGCGGGTCGGGCGGTGCGGGGTCATGGCGGCCGTCATCGGGCGGGCCGAACAGGCGTGGGCGCGGGGGTGCAACCGGTTGGCGCGGCGGAAGCGTGCGGCACGGGACTCTCGGCAGGATGA